GCCACGCAGTACGATAACATTTTTGGCGAACCCCTGTAGTTTACTCTCGAAATATTCCAGATGAGATGTGCGATCCGTTAGCAATATCGGCGACCGCATGGATTGAGCTTTATAAAACTCGGGGTTTTGAAAAGCAGCCATACGAATAAACTGGTTGATTTGTGAAGATGACAAACCCACTTTGTCCACATACAGCATGTTGCTAAGTACAAATTTCATATAAGAAGGAAGCGGTTCTTTCAGAAGAAGTGGTTTCTTCTTGTCCATCGGCAAATTCCAAGGTTTGATTTCACCTTCTTCTTCCATTGCCGATTTTGCAATACGAATGACATCACCTTTTCGTTCTGCCTCGCGAACAATTGCTTCCACCTCAGATAACGTCATTTTTCTGAGTGAGGACAAGAAAACCCACTGATCTTTGTAAGGCTCGTAGTGTTTGTCAACAAACAAAGCGTTGCCTTCCTTGCCTGGCAACCTTTGCAGTGGCAAAGCAATCAAATTGCCAAGTTTCTTCTCTTTCGGTAGTGTATCCTGATTGGGAAACATTCGGTCATACGAGTCCAAACCTAGTTGATGGCGTTTCTCCAAAGTAAGGGTCAATAGGCTGCTGCCTAACATTCGCGCTGTACGGGCTGGGACCGGCTTATTAAAAAAGATCCACACATGACCCCCGTTCCCCCGAGCGCGAACGTTCCAATGCAGCAGGAACATTCAATTTTTCACAAGTTTGCAGAAAAGCCGCTGTATCCTCCTGCCAGCTTGCTTTATCGAAATCGATCGCGAGAAACCAGCATGTCTCATCAAGCAAAAGCGGATAAATCCCGATTGTAACAGGTCTATTCTCTTCCTGCAAATGGGACTTGATGACTTCATCCGTCAAAGGCAGAAAATCACCCCAAATGATTTTTCCATTTTCTTTTCCGAGCCATTCCTTTTGCGGAAAATACGCTGGTTTTCCCGTTCTATCGAATCCGCGTACTGCGTAAACATCTTCCCTACCTTTAAAGTAACTGCGAAACAATCTGATTTTTTCTTCAATATTCGATTGTTTTGTCACCATACTCGAATCAGCAGCATTTTCCGAACAAGTTGACTCCTTTGCCATCGTCTCTGGTAAAGACTTGTTATCACAATAACGCTTTTCATGCGTTTCAGAATGGAGCAATTGTTTCAAACGTTCAATTTCGGCCATTAATCTAACATTCAGTTCTTGCAACCGATTGTTTTCTGCCCGCAAACGTTCCATTTCATCAGGATCATAAATATCCAATTTCAATTGAGCCGATTCATCACGCCTTTTTGCCATAGTGCCTCCACCTATACGCATCCGGAAAATGTGTCTTAAGAAACGATTTATTCCCTGCTTCTGAAAGTTTTCCCCTACCTGATTAATTGTTTGTAATTCTCTTGAAAAATCCTTTTTTACCCTATACTACCATAGAATTTTTACCTTATTTATCCAAATGATTAAAGATATCTTCTCCTCATGACTGGACAGGTCTATAGACGGGATGTGGCGGTGTTCGCTGAAATAGACACAAAAAAGGATTTTCTTGAATCGTATTTTCCAAGGTGTTTTTCGAAACCATTTTAACCCTGATATTCCATTGTTTTGATGCCTTGCTTATTTCCTTTTTATTAAAATTGCTTCCCAATCTTCAGGGAAACCAATTCGGCCTAATTCTAAAACATCCTTATACTCTGAAAATAATGCCTCTAACCGGGTAATAAAGTCTCTCCATCTACTTCGATCAGGAATCATTTCCTTAAGTATATATAAGTGCGCAAAAATTTTATTTTGTTGAATTCCTAGTTTTTTGGACTTTTGATCCAGTCTCGGTTTACTTGTAAGCGGTCGATTATAAAGTCTACCATAGTGTGCAAAAATATTACGCACATAGGACAGACATTTTAGCCAACTTTCAAGATAGATTGCAGGTACTGGATAATTGTTTTTAGCAATATGACTTCTATCTTCGTTTTTCATATTGGAAAAAAGTTTTGATAGTGCTCCAAATGACAATACTTCAACGGCTACCCAGATAGGTATTTTTCCTTCGTATTTTTCGAAAAGAGATGGTCAAATTCATACAATGCGTAGATTTGATTAAATGTTACGCCCGGTTGGTATTGGTCATTTTGCTTGAGACTTAATCCATATGCGCTGAGGCGGTAGTAATTGATTTTCTTTAACGTTCGGATTGCGAAATCTTCATCTTCAATAATGAGACCCCGACTCTTTAAAATTTGTATCTGTTCTTCAAACGTAGCAGGAGGCTTAAGTGAAAGAAAGGGATTTTGTTCCATAGATTCCTCCGGATAAAAAAAGGCCCACCTTGGTACGCATTGTTAAGAGGCGTGGTGGGATCTGTTGCCTTTATTATACTGGAGTTTGTATGACACCGTCAACACTCCGCACTCATAACTGAATTACAAAAAATCAATTTGCCCTTAACCCAAGGTTAAAGGGGAAGACATCTAACTTCTTGAAGAATTAAAACAACCGAATGCATAGGCTTTTTTACATTTTTGATGACCACTTGACTTCCCCACCATCCAGAGCTAAACTAACACCAATTCATCGGAATGGCTGGAGTTCGTCGCTATGGCGCGAAAAAGTTTGTCACAGTTGTACCTTCCAGTTGGAAGGCTTTTTGGGGTGTTCGCATCGAATACGAACACCGTCAGCCCAGTCGTGGCGCGGCTTACGAGATTTTTGCCTCTATCCTTAGCTTATCCGCCACCATCGCTATAAATTCCGAATTGGTAGGTTTTGCCTTGCTCATGCTGACCGTGTATCCGAATACATTGCGGATCGCTTCGCTGTTGCCGCGGCCCCAGGCGACTTCGATGGCATGGCGAATAGCGCGCTCCACACGGCTTGGAGTAGTGTTGTATTTGTCGGCGATTTTGGGATATAAGACTTTGGTGATCGAGCCGAGGATCTCCACATCGCGGAAGACCATGCCGATCGCTTCTCTTAGATAATGATAGCCTTTGATGTGTGCAGGCACACCGATTTCATGAATGATCGTCGTGATGTTGGCGTCGACTGTGTTGCGTACATTGGATTGTCTTGCTGAGCCGTGATTGGAACGCATGACATTGGAAATAACGGTAGGAATCGTAGCCTGAGCCTGAACAGGGGAATTTGAAACCTGTGCAGTATTGCGAACGACTTGCCGAATCCGGTTCGCTAAAATGTCCATATCAAAAGGTTTTAGAATGTAATACGCAGCGCCAAGTTCTACTGCACGTTTTGTGATATTCTCTTGACCAAAAGCGGTTAACATGATGATTTGCGGTACAGGGAATATGTTCATCGCCTGTATTTTTTCCAAAACGCCTATTCCGTCTAATACAGGCATGATAATATCCAGAATAATTACATCTGGCACCACATGTTCAATATAGTCCAAAACATCCTGGCCGTTGTGAACGACAGCCATTACATCCATATCCTCTTGCTCCATTACAAATTCCTTTAGCAACTCAGCAAATTCCTTGTTGTCATCCGCAATTAAGACTTGTATTTGACGCACCCTTAGTCCTCCTCAATTCATATAAGTTCGCCTTATGTATGATCGTTCTTGGGTGAAAATAAATAGTCAATCATCATTCACTTCTGTATCAACATCGTGTATGTACATGTCATAAAATCGTGTATGTACAATTCATAAATGTGCATTTCATTCACCTTGAAAAATATTCGACAAAGATAGGTTTCATCCTTCAAAATCATTTCGAAATATTGGAAATATTATCTGACGGAATTCTACAATAAATCTTCAACAACCATTTTCTCTCAATCCACATATAGTGATACCGTGTTTAATAATTCTTGCTCTTACACTAGAATATCGATAATTTGTCGAAAAATCTACACGCAATCACATCTTTTTGTCGGTTTTTTTCTGCATTTCTAAAAGATTAATAAAGATTTCAAAACGAATTTTCCCACCGGAAATTTTTTCAAACAGCCCCATGTTTCTTACAAAATGTCGTTCCTTATCAGCAAGCCATTTCCTTATTAAAAGGATTCGAATGAATAAAAAACGCCCCATCCAGGGGGCTTATTTTTCTGTTTGTAATTTTCGATTAGATTACATTTTATTTCGATCTTAATTTCACTTCTGTTTGTTAATTTCACTTCTGGCCGTTTATTTAATTTAATTTAATTTTAACTAGGATTGTTTATTTATTCTCTTGCATTCCAATATATTCAAATCGCATCGATTTACAACCAATTTCTTTTGAAGCGCCGATTCAGGAAGCATCTGCATGTACAAGTGTGTTTGGAACGGAAGCAGTTGCACCTGTTTGTGATTCCCGCGTTTGAACGCCCGCTTCATTTAACATCCATTCGATATAAACTCCATATCCTTGTGTCGGATCATTGACAAACACATGTGTAACAGCGCCGACTAATTTTCCGTCCTGTAAAATGGGACTTCCGCTCATGCCTTGTACAATTCCCCCTGTTTTATTGAGCAAGCGGGGATCTGTAACTTTGAGTACCATGCTTTTTGTCGCCGGGCTCTCTTGTTTAAACACGTTTACGATCTGAATATCGAATTGTTCTACTTTCTGTCCTTTGATAACCGTTAAAATTTTTGCAGGACCTACATGAACCTCATCCGGCAAAGCAATCGGAACCTCTTTTGACGCATAGGCATGATCCGGGTTGTCCTGCATGCTGCCAAAGACGCCAAAGTCACTGTTTTTCTTGATTTCACCTAATACATGATCTTCGTCAATAAATACTCCCCGTTTTTCGCCGGGTTGACCACTTTCGCCTTTATTGATGGAGGTTACGCTGGCATGTATCACTTTTCCGGTTCCTTGAATCGGCTGACCGGTATCCGCATCTGTAATCACATGACCCAATGCTCCAAACACGTGATGTTTGGGATCATAAAATGTTAACGTTCCAACACCGGCTGCCGAATCGCGAATATACAATCCGATCCGATAGCGATTGCTTTCTTTATCAAGAATGGGCAATAGCTTGGTTTTGACCAACTCTTCATGTCTTTGAATGGTAAGCACCATCTCTTGATGATTCTCGCCCGCTTGTTGAATCCATTTCGCGACTTGATCGACGTTTTTTACTGTTTTTCCATCAATTTCTGTTATGACATCACCGATGCGAATATTGGCTTGTTCTGCCGGTGATATTGTTTTTACACCATCGCGTACCAAATTGTATCCAACAACCATAATTCCTTTTGAATGGATTTTGACACCAATCGATTGACCGCCGGGAATGACTTTCAAGTCTGGCACCACATGCACTTGTACTGTTTTCAACGGTATAACCCCGAATAATTTAAGAACAACGCTCGTATTGCCTGTCGATTCGGATTGTAAATGTAAAGGTTGACGCAAATCTGCCAACACTTCTCGCGCATGTTGTCCGTTTACCGCCACCACTTTGTCATCTGTACTCGTGACTGTCGCACTCACAGGCATGTCCAGATTCAAATTCCTATGTGTTCCTTGTTTCATCATCAATTGGTCCGGTGTGCCGATGAGATGTTGAACGGGCGGGGACCAACAAAGTGCTAAAAACAATCCTGAGACAATGAGGCCGATTCGTTTTTTTAGCTGAAATGTTTCCAAGCAATTCACGCTCCTCTTCCCGG
Above is a window of Fodinisporobacter ferrooxydans DNA encoding:
- the spoIVB gene encoding SpoIVB peptidase; amino-acid sequence: MNCLETFQLKKRIGLIVSGLFLALCWSPPVQHLIGTPDQLMMKQGTHRNLNLDMPVSATVTSTDDKVVAVNGQHAREVLADLRQPLHLQSESTGNTSVVLKLFGVIPLKTVQVHVVPDLKVIPGGQSIGVKIHSKGIMVVGYNLVRDGVKTISPAEQANIRIGDVITEIDGKTVKNVDQVAKWIQQAGENHQEMVLTIQRHEELVKTKLLPILDKESNRYRIGLYIRDSAAGVGTLTFYDPKHHVFGALGHVITDADTGQPIQGTGKVIHASVTSINKGESGQPGEKRGVFIDEDHVLGEIKKNSDFGVFGSMQDNPDHAYASKEVPIALPDEVHVGPAKILTVIKGQKVEQFDIQIVNVFKQESPATKSMVLKVTDPRLLNKTGGIVQGMSGSPILQDGKLVGAVTHVFVNDPTQGYGVYIEWMLNEAGVQTRESQTGATASVPNTLVHADAS
- a CDS encoding Abi family protein, producing MSFGALSKLFSNMKNEDRSHIAKNNYPVPAIYLESWLKCLSYVRNIFAHYGRLYNRPLTSKPRLDQKSKKLGIQQNKIFAHLYILKEMIPDRSRWRDFITRLEALFSEYKDVLELGRIGFPEDWEAILIKRK
- the spo0A gene encoding sporulation transcription factor Spo0A; the encoded protein is MRQIQVLIADDNKEFAELLKEFVMEQEDMDVMAVVHNGQDVLDYIEHVVPDVIILDIIMPVLDGIGVLEKIQAMNIFPVPQIIMLTAFGQENITKRAVELGAAYYILKPFDMDILANRIRQVVRNTAQVSNSPVQAQATIPTVISNVMRSNHGSARQSNVRNTVDANITTIIHEIGVPAHIKGYHYLREAIGMVFRDVEILGSITKVLYPKIADKYNTTPSRVERAIRHAIEVAWGRGNSEAIRNVFGYTVSMSKAKPTNSEFIAMVADKLRIEAKIS
- a CDS encoding Abi family protein, whose translation is MEQNPFLSLKPPATFEEQIQILKSRGLIIEDEDFAIRTLKKINYYRLSAYGLSLKQNDQYQPGVTFNQIYALYEFDHLFSKNTKEKYLSG